In one Saccharibacillus brassicae genomic region, the following are encoded:
- a CDS encoding ATPase: MLHLGEKIVIVADVFEQNLPMGEHGYLIAYDRNPDNAFDYIVRIPQANRNFFVTEKDIEPEENVMRFEAEQVERAALIDYALATHNEKLFYQVMNGGREEDLRESDDVEASAEPMSEAEFIKRINLRAWI, from the coding sequence ATGCTTCATCTGGGAGAAAAAATCGTGATCGTCGCGGATGTGTTTGAGCAGAACCTTCCTATGGGGGAACACGGCTATTTGATTGCCTACGACCGTAATCCGGATAACGCTTTCGATTACATCGTGCGGATTCCGCAGGCCAACCGCAACTTTTTCGTAACCGAAAAAGATATCGAGCCGGAAGAAAACGTCATGCGCTTCGAAGCCGAACAAGTCGAACGCGCCGCGCTGATCGATTATGCGCTGGCGACCCACAACGAGAAACTGTTTTACCAGGTCATGAACGGCGGCCGGGAAGAAGACCTGCGCGAGTCCGACGACGTCGAAGCATCGGCCGAGCCGATGTCCGAAGCGGAATTTATCAAACGAATCAATTTACGGGCATGGATCTAA
- a CDS encoding thioredoxin family protein encodes MQKSNLKSRFGTGLSPQGFIDSMQQNKETFESGYRDFAWKKEDDRAFFEDMRAREDLRVVILAADWCGDVVRNVPVVFRVLETAEIPVDVLILEQNFDLMDEYLTMGGRSVPVVIFANAEGEVLAQWGPRPEKVQELMRKFKAENPDREAADYADNMKVVRAQMMERYGEGTSIHEVIVHELRTLLSGV; translated from the coding sequence ATGCAAAAATCCAACCTGAAATCCCGATTCGGCACCGGCTTGAGCCCGCAGGGCTTTATCGATTCGATGCAGCAAAACAAAGAAACGTTCGAGAGCGGCTACCGGGACTTCGCATGGAAAAAAGAAGACGACCGCGCTTTCTTCGAAGACATGCGCGCCCGCGAAGATCTGCGAGTCGTGATTCTGGCGGCCGATTGGTGCGGCGACGTCGTGCGCAACGTGCCGGTCGTGTTCCGGGTGCTCGAAACGGCCGAGATTCCGGTCGACGTGCTGATTCTGGAACAAAACTTCGACCTGATGGACGAATATTTGACGATGGGCGGCCGTTCCGTTCCCGTCGTGATTTTCGCGAACGCGGAAGGCGAAGTGTTGGCCCAGTGGGGGCCGCGTCCGGAAAAGGTCCAGGAGCTGATGCGCAAATTCAAAGCCGAAAATCCGGACCGCGAAGCGGCGGACTATGCGGACAACATGAAGGTCGTGCGGGCGCAGATGATGGAACGTTACGGCGAAGGCACGTCGATTCACGAAGTGATCGTGCACGAACTGCGCACGCTTCTGTCGGGGGTGTAA
- the gatC gene encoding Asp-tRNA(Asn)/Glu-tRNA(Gln) amidotransferase subunit GatC: MKITVEQVEHVAKLARLNVSDAEKEKFAEQLSAILQYAEKLDELDTEGVEPTTHVLPLHSVMRSDEVRESLPIEQVLRNAPEDEDGQFLVPAVLD; this comes from the coding sequence ATGAAAATTACGGTGGAACAGGTCGAGCACGTAGCCAAGCTGGCCCGGCTGAACGTAAGCGACGCTGAAAAAGAAAAGTTCGCGGAGCAGCTCAGCGCCATTTTGCAGTATGCGGAGAAGTTGGACGAACTGGATACGGAAGGCGTGGAGCCGACGACCCACGTGCTGCCGCTGCACAGCGTGATGCGCAGCGACGAGGTCCGCGAGAGCCTGCCGATCGAGCAGGTGCTGCGCAACGCGCCCGAAGACGAAGACGGCCAGTTCCTCGTACCGGCGGTACTGGACTGA
- a CDS encoding MBL fold metallo-hydrolase produces MLRVETFNLGPLQTNAYLLRGEDDLKAVVIDPGMNPAALMRRVEHLHVEAILLTHAHFDHIGGVEELRRAKGCPVYLHDLEADWLTDAKHNGSAMWSELGGPVVTEPAEFALAQGQTLNLIGHDFKVLHTPGHSPGSVSFLCGKDLFAGDVLFREGVGRTDLYGGRQRDLEDSIRLKLYKLPDETVVYPGHGPRTKIGHEKINNPFVPAL; encoded by the coding sequence ATGCTGAGAGTCGAAACGTTCAATCTCGGGCCGCTCCAGACCAATGCCTATCTGCTGCGGGGCGAAGACGATCTCAAAGCGGTCGTGATCGATCCCGGCATGAATCCCGCCGCGCTGATGCGCCGGGTCGAACATCTGCACGTCGAAGCGATCCTGCTGACGCATGCGCATTTCGACCATATCGGCGGCGTCGAAGAACTGCGCCGGGCCAAAGGCTGTCCGGTCTACCTGCACGACCTCGAAGCCGACTGGCTGACCGATGCCAAGCATAACGGTTCCGCGATGTGGTCGGAACTGGGCGGTCCCGTCGTGACCGAGCCGGCCGAGTTCGCGCTGGCCCAGGGCCAGACGCTGAACCTGATCGGCCATGACTTCAAAGTGCTGCATACGCCGGGACATTCGCCGGGCAGCGTAAGCTTCCTGTGCGGCAAAGATTTGTTCGCCGGCGACGTGCTGTTCCGCGAAGGCGTCGGCCGCACCGATCTGTACGGCGGCCGCCAGCGGGACCTCGAAGACTCGATCCGGTTGAAGCTGTACAAGCTGCCGGACGAGACGGTCGTCTATCCGGGTCACGGCCCGCGGACCAAAATCGGCCACGAGAAGATCAACAACCCGTTCGTACCCGCTTTGTAA
- a CDS encoding DedA family protein, whose product MGFISDIVAQLFAWIQGLGYFGIMFGLMVEVIPSEIVLAYGGFLVYSGEINFWGAVLFGTIGGVLAQLFIYWISRYGGRPVLNKFGKYIFIKESHIDHAEKWFKKYGAGVIFSGRFIPVVRHAISIPAGLAKMPTWRFTWLTTLAVIPWSILFVFLGYQLGGQWERIDEKAAPYVVPIILGAVFLLLVYLVVKAWLTRRKKSNA is encoded by the coding sequence TTGGGTTTCATTTCGGATATCGTGGCGCAGTTGTTTGCGTGGATTCAAGGTTTGGGTTATTTCGGCATCATGTTCGGCTTGATGGTCGAAGTCATTCCGAGCGAAATCGTGCTGGCTTACGGCGGTTTTCTCGTGTACTCGGGCGAGATCAATTTCTGGGGCGCGGTGCTGTTCGGCACGATCGGCGGCGTCTTGGCGCAGCTGTTCATTTATTGGATCAGCCGCTACGGCGGACGTCCGGTGCTGAACAAGTTCGGTAAATATATTTTCATCAAGGAATCGCATATCGACCACGCCGAAAAATGGTTCAAAAAGTACGGAGCCGGCGTTATTTTCAGCGGTCGGTTTATTCCGGTCGTCCGCCACGCGATTTCCATTCCGGCCGGATTGGCCAAAATGCCGACGTGGCGCTTTACGTGGCTGACGACGCTCGCCGTTATTCCGTGGTCGATCCTGTTCGTCTTCCTCGGCTACCAGCTCGGCGGCCAATGGGAACGAATCGACGAAAAAGCGGCTCCGTACGTCGTTCCGATCATCTTGGGCGCGGTGTTCCTGCTGCTCGTGTATTTGGTCGTAAAAGCCTGGTTGACGCGGCGCAAAAAATCGAACGCTTAA
- a CDS encoding class I SAM-dependent methyltransferase, producing the protein MQTIEEMLESVLPEGRLVSATISQPRRKDSESFGKVAIKPLLLKNDLHYQFAYHYDKKVTHDNITPEDAKSKIADLLENDMRQGLFNTLAADYQVLVSKKGKTAILQKPPTKKQAPDLAHNRKKTYVLEEGEPVPFLVELGVMNDKGRVLAAKYDKFRQINRFLEMVRDILPSLPKGRKLTIVDFGCGKSYLTFALYHYLAVQEGFELNVVGLDLKADVIEHCESLARTLRYEGLHFRIGDIADYDEFDAVDMVITLHACDTATDAALEKAVRWGASAILSVPCCQHELFAQVQSDVLEPMLSHGILKERFSALATDAIRAKLLDLVGYKTQLLEFIDLEHTPKNILIRAVKADVADTEASWREYEAFRNFLGAAPYLEKALQDRLPAPSGA; encoded by the coding sequence ATGCAAACGATCGAGGAAATGCTGGAATCCGTGCTGCCGGAAGGGCGGCTCGTATCGGCGACGATCAGCCAGCCCCGGCGCAAAGACAGCGAAAGTTTCGGCAAAGTCGCGATCAAGCCTCTTTTGCTCAAAAACGATCTGCATTACCAATTCGCTTACCATTACGACAAAAAGGTGACGCACGATAACATAACGCCGGAAGACGCCAAATCGAAAATCGCCGATCTGCTGGAGAACGACATGCGCCAGGGGCTGTTCAATACGCTTGCGGCCGATTACCAGGTGCTGGTCAGCAAAAAAGGCAAAACGGCAATTCTTCAAAAGCCGCCGACCAAAAAACAGGCGCCGGATCTGGCACACAATCGCAAAAAGACCTACGTGCTGGAAGAAGGCGAGCCGGTTCCGTTTCTGGTGGAACTGGGCGTCATGAACGACAAAGGCCGCGTGCTGGCCGCCAAATACGACAAGTTCCGCCAGATCAACCGTTTCCTCGAAATGGTGCGGGATATCCTGCCGTCGCTGCCCAAAGGCCGCAAACTGACGATCGTCGATTTCGGCTGCGGCAAATCGTATTTGACGTTTGCGCTTTATCATTATTTGGCCGTGCAGGAAGGGTTCGAACTGAACGTCGTCGGCCTCGATCTCAAAGCGGACGTTATCGAACACTGCGAATCACTGGCCCGGACGCTCCGGTACGAAGGACTGCATTTCCGCATCGGCGATATCGCCGACTACGACGAATTCGACGCGGTCGACATGGTCATCACGCTGCACGCCTGCGATACGGCAACCGATGCCGCGCTGGAAAAAGCGGTACGCTGGGGCGCTTCGGCGATTCTCTCGGTTCCGTGCTGCCAGCATGAGCTGTTCGCGCAGGTACAAAGCGACGTGCTGGAGCCGATGCTGTCGCACGGCATTCTCAAAGAGCGCTTCTCCGCGCTTGCCACCGACGCGATCCGGGCGAAGCTGCTCGATCTGGTCGGCTACAAGACGCAGCTGCTCGAATTCATCGATTTGGAACATACGCCGAAAAACATCCTGATCCGCGCGGTCAAAGCGGACGTGGCGGATACGGAGGCATCCTGGCGCGAATACGAAGCGTTCCGAAACTTTCTCGGAGCGGCTCCGTATTTGGAAAAGGCGCTGCAGGACCGTCTGCCGGCTCCGTCGGGCGCCTGA
- the gatA gene encoding Asp-tRNA(Asn)/Glu-tRNA(Gln) amidotransferase subunit GatA: MTLFDLGLREIQNRLHAGELSVTELVKDSLQTVGERDGQVKAFLTVDEEGALASAAKLDEKKAAGEARGLLFGLPAGIKDNIVTEGLRTTCASQFLRNFDPVYDATVVRKLRAADSVTIGKLNMDEFAMGGSNENSSFAPVRNPWNLDRVPGGSSGGSAAAVAAGEVYFSLGSDTGGSIRQPASYCGVVGLKPTYGLVSRFGLVAFASSLDQIGPVTRTVEDSAYVLQAIAGHDDRDSTSANVEVPDYVSALTGDVKGLRIAVPTEYMGEGVDPKVKESVMAAIRKLESLGATWEEVSLPHTEYALAAYYLLSSSEASSNLARFDGVRYGVRAENPDNLLDLYLKSRSEGFGDEVKRRIMLGTYALSSGYYDAYYLKAQKVRTLIKQDFDRVFEKFDVIVGPTAPTTAFAIGSQTDDPLTMYLNDILTIPVSLAGVPAISIPCGFEDDLPVGLQIIGKPFDEQTVLRVSHAFEQHTDHHKRRPQI, from the coding sequence GTGACATTGTTCGATTTGGGACTTCGGGAGATTCAGAACCGGCTGCATGCCGGTGAACTGTCCGTGACCGAACTGGTCAAGGATTCCCTGCAAACAGTCGGGGAGCGTGACGGGCAAGTAAAAGCATTTTTGACAGTGGACGAAGAAGGCGCGCTGGCTTCGGCGGCCAAGCTTGACGAGAAAAAGGCGGCGGGCGAAGCACGCGGCCTGCTGTTCGGCCTGCCTGCGGGCATCAAGGACAACATCGTGACGGAAGGGCTGCGCACGACCTGCGCGAGCCAGTTCCTGCGCAATTTCGATCCGGTCTATGATGCGACCGTCGTGCGGAAGCTGCGCGCGGCGGACAGCGTCACGATCGGCAAGCTCAACATGGACGAGTTCGCGATGGGCGGCTCGAACGAGAATTCGAGCTTCGCCCCGGTACGCAACCCGTGGAACCTCGATCGCGTTCCCGGCGGTTCGAGCGGGGGCTCGGCCGCCGCGGTCGCGGCCGGCGAAGTGTATTTCTCGCTCGGTTCCGATACCGGCGGTTCGATCCGGCAGCCGGCTTCGTACTGCGGCGTAGTCGGGCTGAAGCCGACGTACGGCCTCGTCTCGCGCTTCGGCCTCGTGGCGTTCGCGTCTTCGCTTGACCAGATCGGCCCGGTTACCCGGACCGTGGAAGACTCCGCCTACGTGCTGCAGGCGATCGCCGGTCACGACGACCGCGATTCGACTTCGGCGAACGTCGAAGTGCCGGACTACGTGTCCGCTTTGACGGGCGACGTCAAGGGACTGCGCATCGCCGTACCGACAGAGTATATGGGCGAAGGCGTCGATCCGAAAGTCAAAGAATCGGTTATGGCGGCGATCCGCAAGCTTGAATCGCTCGGCGCGACCTGGGAAGAAGTGTCGCTGCCGCATACGGAATATGCGCTGGCCGCTTATTACCTGCTGTCGTCTTCCGAAGCTTCGTCCAACCTGGCTCGCTTCGACGGCGTACGTTACGGCGTGCGCGCCGAAAATCCGGACAATCTGCTCGATCTCTACCTGAAATCGAGAAGCGAAGGCTTCGGCGACGAAGTGAAGCGGCGGATCATGCTCGGCACTTACGCGCTCAGCTCCGGCTATTACGACGCCTACTATTTGAAGGCACAAAAAGTCCGCACGCTGATCAAGCAGGACTTCGACCGGGTATTCGAGAAGTTCGACGTCATCGTGGGGCCGACGGCGCCGACGACGGCGTTCGCGATCGGCTCGCAGACGGACGATCCGCTGACGATGTACCTGAACGATATTCTGACGATTCCCGTCAGCCTTGCGGGCGTGCCGGCAATCAGCATTCCGTGCGGATTCGAAGACGACCTGCCGGTCGGCCTGCAGATCATCGGCAAGCCGTTCGACGAACAGACCGTGCTGCGCGTCTCGCATGCGTTCGAGCAGCATACCGATCATCACAAACGCCGCCCGCAGATTTAA
- a CDS encoding GNAT family N-acetyltransferase, with product MTDTIQKIDMRDERRVEELLSLQTTAYRLEAKLIGFDEIPPLADTLETLKQSSDTFYGYLTGSGLLAGAVAVEEERPDELTLTRMMVHPDFFRRGIATRLIEHVFALYPDYSAYIVSTGSSNEPAMRLYRRFGFAPFRRESIAPGVELSTMRLRNAARPTY from the coding sequence ATGACCGACACCATTCAAAAGATCGATATGCGGGACGAACGAAGAGTCGAAGAGCTGCTGAGTCTGCAGACGACGGCTTATCGCCTCGAAGCGAAGCTGATCGGCTTCGACGAGATCCCGCCGCTTGCCGATACGCTGGAGACGCTCAAGCAAAGCAGCGATACGTTCTACGGTTACCTGACCGGCTCCGGGCTGTTGGCCGGAGCGGTCGCCGTCGAGGAAGAACGGCCGGACGAGCTGACGCTGACCCGGATGATGGTGCATCCGGACTTTTTCCGCCGGGGCATCGCGACCCGGCTGATCGAGCACGTCTTCGCCCTGTATCCGGATTATTCGGCTTATATCGTCTCGACCGGCTCAAGCAACGAACCCGCCATGCGATTGTACCGACGTTTCGGCTTCGCCCCTTTTCGGCGCGAATCGATCGCTCCCGGCGTCGAATTGAGCACCATGAGGCTGCGCAACGCGGCCCGACCTACCTACTGA
- the gatB gene encoding Asp-tRNA(Asn)/Glu-tRNA(Gln) amidotransferase subunit GatB: protein MSTVQYETVIGLEVHVELHTKTKIFCGCSTEFGAPPNTHTCPVCLGHPGVLPVLNRQAVEYAVKAATALNCRIADVSHFDRKNYFYPDSPKAYQISQAARPIGEHGWIDIEVGGKTKRIGITRLHLEEDAGKLTHTGAFGSLVDFNRVGTPLVEIVSEPEISSPEEARAYLEKMRAIMQYCEVSDVKMEEGSLRCDANISIRPQGQEQLGTRAELKNMNSFRGVQRGLEYEEIRQAGILDEGGAVVQETRRWDEAKGLTLSMRGKEEAHDYRYFPDPDLVSVEIGADWKEQIRASIPELPDARRARYSADYGLPAYDAQVITASKPLADLFEQSLEHTQDAKSVSNWIMGELLGHLNTSGLELNAVPLTGQGLGELVGLIEKGTVSSKIAKTVFKEMLQSGKRPQQIVEEQGLVQISDEGAIQAIVTEVVAANPQSVEDYRAGKDKAIGFLVGQVMKQSKGKANPGLVNKLLMELLKS from the coding sequence ATGTCCACCGTACAATACGAAACGGTCATCGGACTCGAAGTGCACGTCGAACTGCACACGAAGACCAAAATCTTCTGCGGCTGCTCGACCGAGTTCGGCGCCCCGCCCAATACCCATACCTGCCCGGTCTGCCTCGGGCATCCCGGCGTCCTGCCGGTCCTGAACCGCCAGGCGGTCGAGTACGCCGTCAAGGCGGCGACGGCTTTGAACTGCCGGATCGCCGACGTCAGCCATTTCGACCGCAAAAACTATTTTTATCCCGATTCGCCCAAAGCCTACCAGATCTCGCAGGCGGCCCGCCCGATCGGCGAACACGGCTGGATCGATATCGAAGTCGGCGGCAAGACGAAGCGGATCGGCATTACCCGGCTGCATCTGGAAGAAGATGCCGGCAAGCTGACGCATACGGGCGCTTTCGGCTCGCTGGTCGATTTCAACCGCGTCGGCACGCCGCTCGTCGAGATCGTCTCCGAGCCGGAGATTTCTTCGCCGGAAGAAGCCCGCGCTTATCTGGAGAAGATGCGCGCCATTATGCAGTACTGCGAAGTGTCGGACGTGAAGATGGAAGAAGGCTCGCTGCGCTGCGACGCCAACATCAGCATTCGGCCGCAGGGCCAGGAGCAGCTCGGCACGCGTGCCGAATTGAAGAACATGAACTCGTTCCGCGGCGTGCAGCGCGGTCTGGAATACGAAGAGATTCGCCAGGCCGGCATTCTGGACGAAGGCGGCGCCGTCGTGCAGGAGACCCGCCGCTGGGATGAAGCCAAAGGGCTGACGCTCTCCATGCGCGGCAAGGAAGAAGCGCACGATTACCGCTACTTCCCGGACCCGGATCTCGTGTCCGTCGAGATCGGCGCCGACTGGAAAGAGCAGATCCGCGCCAGCATTCCGGAACTGCCGGACGCGCGCCGTGCCCGTTACAGCGCCGATTACGGCCTGCCGGCGTACGATGCCCAGGTCATCACGGCTTCGAAGCCGCTGGCGGACCTGTTCGAACAGAGTCTGGAGCATACGCAGGATGCCAAATCCGTCTCCAACTGGATCATGGGCGAACTGCTCGGCCACCTCAATACGAGCGGGCTGGAACTGAACGCCGTTCCGCTGACCGGACAAGGCCTCGGCGAACTGGTCGGCCTGATCGAGAAAGGCACGGTCAGCAGCAAAATCGCCAAGACCGTATTCAAGGAAATGCTGCAAAGCGGCAAGCGTCCGCAGCAGATCGTCGAAGAACAGGGCCTCGTCCAGATCAGCGACGAAGGCGCGATCCAGGCGATCGTCACGGAAGTGGTCGCCGCCAACCCGCAGTCGGTCGAAGATTACCGGGCCGGCAAAGACAAAGCGATCGGCTTCCTGGTCGGTCAGGTCATGAAGCAGAGCAAAGGCAAAGCCAATCCGGGCCTCGTCAACAAGCTGCTTATGGAACTGCTGAAAAGCTGA